The proteins below come from a single Serratia ficaria genomic window:
- a CDS encoding helix-turn-helix transcriptional regulator, producing MKTVNIIIDDDNRYFATGLRLSIAEYARANNKAVCFLTPDSEECPDVLFASSTRCAQRGCTPWHAGAVAQNVAIEERRSAVSRDTRRILRRTARQSELFLLLEKIFAHAQYARASTLRRLTQREQQVVSYLRRGFGQSQTARVLGVSVKTVHSHKRSVMQKMNISKKHDFIHWMINGQAAE from the coding sequence ATGAAAACCGTTAATATTATTATTGATGACGACAATCGCTATTTCGCCACGGGCCTGCGGCTGAGTATTGCAGAATATGCGCGGGCCAATAATAAGGCGGTTTGTTTTTTAACGCCGGACAGCGAAGAATGTCCGGACGTGCTGTTCGCCTCATCCACCCGTTGCGCGCAGCGGGGTTGCACGCCATGGCACGCCGGCGCAGTGGCGCAGAACGTGGCCATTGAGGAGAGAAGAAGCGCCGTCTCCAGGGATACCCGGCGAATATTGCGCAGAACGGCCCGGCAAAGCGAGCTGTTTTTACTGCTGGAGAAAATCTTCGCCCATGCGCAGTACGCGCGCGCCAGCACGCTTCGCCGGTTAACGCAGCGTGAACAGCAGGTGGTGAGCTACCTGCGGCGTGGGTTCGGTCAATCGCAAACCGCCAGGGTGCTGGGGGTCAGCGTGAAGACGGTTCATAGCCATAAACGTTCGGTGATGCAGAAAATGAACATCTCTAAAAAACACGACTTTATTCATTGGATGATTAACGGGCAGGCCGCCGAGTAG
- a CDS encoding MrpH family fimbial adhesin, with amino-acid sequence MQAVIGWNPTHIMASNLLVDKNPPSSCHTADCNVSLTGARTLGELVPLMKYRGAFGKPSTQFAAYSQRYRTCILVTWVQAQTTSQYYVDCSPVKETNAGCDINDDNAIIDFGTFSNDVKTRQANGSFRVHCANDSNIRVKFLSNSTKISLSDDGKLNAGLKIRNSTPGSTELESFIKLPAGEQKIFIDAELSNDKTSHVGPFSASVVAIVEVA; translated from the coding sequence ATGCAAGCGGTAATCGGCTGGAACCCTACACACATTATGGCTTCGAATCTTTTGGTTGATAAAAACCCACCCAGTTCGTGCCATACAGCGGATTGCAATGTTTCTCTTACAGGTGCGAGAACCCTCGGTGAGTTAGTCCCTTTAATGAAATACCGCGGGGCATTCGGTAAACCGAGTACACAATTTGCTGCGTACTCTCAGCGCTATCGAACCTGTATTCTCGTCACTTGGGTTCAGGCGCAAACTACTTCTCAATATTATGTTGACTGTAGTCCAGTTAAAGAGACTAATGCAGGTTGTGATATTAATGACGATAATGCAATTATTGATTTTGGTACCTTCAGTAATGACGTTAAGACCCGGCAGGCTAATGGGTCATTCCGTGTTCACTGCGCGAACGATTCTAATATACGCGTTAAGTTCTTATCCAATTCAACCAAGATATCTTTAAGCGATGACGGTAAACTCAACGCGGGTTTGAAAATCCGTAACTCGACCCCCGGTTCGACAGAACTGGAAAGTTTTATCAAGTTGCCTGCCGGCGAACAAAAAATATTTATTGATGCTGAATTAAGCAATGATAAAACTTCGCATGTCGGACCATTTTCCGCATCAGTGGTAGCCATCGTGGAAGTAGCATGA
- a CDS encoding LysR family transcriptional regulator: MELRHLRYFIAVAEERNFSRAAERLHISQPPLSRQIQQLEASLGVTLFERGSRPLALTEAGRFLYGHALQFLAHSLELKTMTQRVGLVERPLSLGFVASTLYDILPRLIRRFRTTHPEVGLTLHEMTTLEQIRALKEGKIDVGFGRIRHDDSHIRRIILREEALMAALAADHPLARSVGLTLRALQAETLIVYPQAPRPSFADQVLAIFRDRALVPRRIMEVRELQVALGLVAAGEGIALVPHCLHSLQRPDVVYNALDEQRLVSPIIMSTRMLDESEDIRTLLRMIYALYDEQGIAYIKSGPVN, encoded by the coding sequence GTGGAGCTGCGTCATTTACGCTATTTTATCGCCGTCGCCGAGGAACGGAATTTCAGCCGCGCGGCGGAACGCCTGCATATCAGCCAACCGCCGCTCAGCCGGCAAATTCAGCAGTTGGAAGCCAGCCTGGGGGTGACGCTGTTTGAGCGCGGTTCCCGCCCGCTGGCGCTGACCGAGGCCGGGCGCTTCCTCTATGGGCACGCGCTGCAATTTCTGGCCCACAGCCTCGAATTGAAGACCATGACCCAACGCGTGGGGCTGGTAGAGCGCCCGCTGTCGCTCGGTTTTGTCGCCTCAACGCTCTACGACATTCTGCCGCGGCTGATACGCCGTTTCCGCACCACCCACCCCGAGGTGGGCCTGACGCTGCATGAAATGACCACCCTGGAGCAGATCCGTGCGCTTAAAGAGGGGAAAATCGATGTGGGATTTGGCCGTATTCGCCATGATGACAGCCATATACGCCGCATAATCCTGCGTGAAGAAGCCTTAATGGCGGCTTTAGCGGCCGATCATCCGCTGGCGCGTTCGGTGGGATTAACGCTGCGCGCGCTGCAGGCGGAAACGCTGATCGTTTACCCGCAGGCGCCCCGGCCAAGCTTTGCCGATCAGGTGCTGGCGATATTTCGCGATCGCGCGCTGGTGCCGCGAAGAATTATGGAAGTACGGGAGCTCCAGGTCGCATTGGGGCTGGTCGCCGCAGGCGAAGGCATCGCGTTGGTGCCGCACTGCCTGCACAGCCTGCAACGCCCGGACGTGGTCTACAACGCGCTGGACGAGCAACGTCTGGTTTCCCCGATTATCATGAGCACCCGGATGCTGGATGAGTCGGAAGATATCAGGACGCTGTTGCGGATGATCTACGCCTTATATGACGAACAAGGCATCGCCTATATAAAATCGGGGCCGGTGAATTGA
- a CDS encoding MFS transporter, translated as MSQDDICFVDINPIIDNAKLNNTHRLTVFWCAFIIVFDGFDLAVLGVVLPRLMADWGITAVQAGLLGSYTLVGMMLGAIFLGPLSDKIGRKKTISLCIIIFSLFTFLCGFSVNAGQFGWCRFIAGMGLGGVMPSVTALTSEYSPKNKRSLMVGLMFSGYSIGGMLAALCGIYLIPLAGWQSIFYIAALPLIFLPWMLIHLPESAAFLVKTRQVDRLKCLLEKIAPDYIHQPGTEFINPSATGLKPGRATLKDLFAQRRGLSTLMFWLVFFMSLFVIYGMTSWLPKLMLQAGYPLGSSLSFLFALHLGTIAGALSSCWLMDRLCGRRVLIGYFLLGAITLLLLGIQAPILMLYSLLIVAGASTIGTQIAMSSYVARFYPGTMTSTGLGWGLGIGRIGAILGPFVGGLLIDGELTLQQNFMAFALPSLLAAVCLFFVNPRLAAS; from the coding sequence ATGTCTCAGGATGATATATGTTTCGTGGATATTAACCCAATAATAGATAATGCAAAGCTGAATAATACGCACCGACTGACGGTGTTTTGGTGCGCTTTTATTATTGTTTTTGACGGTTTCGACCTCGCTGTGCTGGGGGTGGTGTTGCCCAGACTGATGGCCGACTGGGGCATCACCGCCGTACAGGCCGGCCTGCTGGGCAGCTATACGCTGGTTGGCATGATGCTCGGGGCGATTTTTTTAGGCCCGCTCTCAGACAAAATAGGCAGAAAGAAAACCATCAGTCTTTGCATTATTATCTTCAGCCTGTTTACTTTTCTTTGCGGTTTTAGCGTTAATGCCGGCCAATTCGGCTGGTGTCGTTTTATCGCCGGCATGGGGTTGGGGGGCGTAATGCCCAGCGTGACGGCCCTGACGAGCGAATATTCACCTAAAAACAAACGGAGTCTGATGGTTGGGTTAATGTTCAGCGGTTATTCTATCGGCGGGATGCTCGCCGCCCTGTGCGGTATCTATTTAATTCCGCTCGCCGGTTGGCAATCTATATTTTATATTGCGGCGTTACCCCTTATTTTCTTGCCCTGGATGCTGATCCACCTGCCTGAGTCTGCCGCCTTTCTGGTTAAAACCAGACAGGTTGACCGTTTAAAGTGCCTGCTGGAAAAGATAGCCCCCGACTATATCCATCAGCCCGGGACCGAGTTTATCAACCCGTCGGCAACGGGTCTAAAGCCGGGAAGGGCAACCTTGAAGGACCTGTTTGCGCAGCGCCGGGGCCTGAGCACCCTGATGTTCTGGCTGGTCTTTTTCATGTCGCTGTTTGTCATTTACGGCATGACCTCCTGGCTGCCCAAGCTGATGCTGCAGGCCGGTTACCCATTAGGTTCGAGCCTGTCGTTCCTGTTTGCCCTGCACCTGGGGACCATCGCCGGCGCGCTGAGCAGCTGCTGGCTGATGGATAGGCTATGCGGCAGGCGCGTGCTCATCGGCTATTTTTTGCTGGGGGCCATCACTCTGTTGCTGCTGGGCATTCAGGCGCCGATACTCATGCTGTATTCGCTGCTGATTGTTGCGGGTGCCAGCACCATTGGTACGCAAATAGCGATGAGCTCCTATGTCGCGCGTTTTTACCCCGGAACCATGACCTCAACGGGCCTGGGATGGGGGCTGGGCATTGGCCGCATTGGCGCCATTCTGGGGCCGTTCGTTGGCGGCCTGTTGATTGACGGGGAGCTGACGCTGCAGCAAAACTTTATGGCTTTCGCACTGCCTTCGCTGCTGGCGGCCGTCTGCCTGTTTTTCGTCAATCCGCGGCTGGCGGCATCCTGA
- a CDS encoding LysR family transcriptional regulator, translating to MYQDRQVGYLYEVGNQGGIRRAADILGVNPSVISRQIAQLERALQLPLLERRGRNVVLTEAGRLLAEDHFTSRQRREKLESQLKDLRHMRGGTISVRIGGGLISAFIEGVMREFARSYPQVFVDIVVGSMQEMLNDIVSGEADMALAFGPIGTPELKRHSVQWGPICAVVSPQHPIAGRSSITIEELVDYQLIALTENFGLQRHMNAMFKSLGLQFHPAYRCNQFSTAMGLSQAGLGISFMTAYAAADPVRQGSLVAVPLDHPIASSAQCHLLRSSDRRFTPAAHHMWRLLHNAFRDR from the coding sequence ATGTATCAGGACAGACAGGTCGGCTATCTGTATGAAGTGGGCAACCAGGGCGGTATCCGCCGTGCGGCAGATATTCTTGGCGTTAACCCGTCGGTGATTAGCCGACAGATTGCCCAACTGGAGCGGGCACTGCAGTTGCCGCTGCTGGAGCGACGTGGGCGAAATGTGGTACTGACCGAAGCGGGCCGCTTGCTGGCAGAGGACCATTTTACCAGCCGCCAGAGACGTGAGAAGTTGGAAAGCCAGCTCAAAGACCTACGCCATATGCGCGGAGGTACCATATCCGTACGCATCGGCGGCGGGCTTATCAGCGCATTTATCGAAGGGGTGATGCGTGAGTTTGCCCGGTCTTATCCTCAGGTTTTTGTCGACATAGTGGTCGGCAGCATGCAGGAGATGCTCAACGATATTGTCAGCGGCGAAGCCGATATGGCTCTGGCATTCGGACCGATTGGCACGCCGGAACTTAAACGGCACAGCGTTCAGTGGGGGCCAATCTGCGCGGTAGTCTCGCCGCAGCACCCGATTGCCGGGCGCAGTAGCATTACCATTGAAGAGCTGGTCGATTATCAGCTGATTGCGCTGACGGAAAATTTCGGTCTTCAGCGGCACATGAATGCGATGTTCAAAAGTCTGGGCTTGCAATTTCACCCGGCGTATCGCTGTAATCAGTTTTCCACCGCCATGGGGCTGAGTCAGGCAGGGTTGGGGATTTCGTTTATGACTGCCTATGCCGCCGCCGATCCTGTCCGGCAGGGTTCTCTGGTGGCGGTGCCGCTCGATCACCCCATCGCCAGCAGCGCCCAGTGCCATCTGCTGCGCAGCTCTGACCGGCGCTTTACCCCGGCGGCTCATCATATGTGGCGACTGCTGCACAATGCATTTCGCGACAGGTAA
- a CDS encoding nucleoside recognition domain-containing protein, translating into MSESKILEKPEKEPADEWKVGPGAWLSLVIVLLVFSGFFFKVEGMAWLGAFDFTTLGGAFGTMKSPETNTFIGSGGISAKAGFLFALSLVPTVMLALGLLEIFTHYGAIRAAHKLLTPLLKPLLGIPGYTGLALITDLQSTDAGAALTKELYDSEKITRKDVVIMGAWQYSGAGLINNYFSIGSAMFASLTIPIIIPLVLMFVMKFVGAVMVRLALNTVYRGDFDNE; encoded by the coding sequence ATGAGCGAATCGAAAATCTTGGAGAAGCCCGAAAAAGAGCCTGCTGATGAGTGGAAAGTCGGGCCTGGCGCCTGGCTCTCCCTGGTTATTGTCCTGCTGGTTTTCTCCGGCTTCTTTTTCAAAGTCGAGGGTATGGCGTGGCTGGGGGCGTTCGACTTCACTACGCTGGGCGGCGCGTTCGGCACCATGAAGTCACCGGAAACCAACACCTTTATCGGCAGCGGCGGCATCAGCGCGAAAGCCGGTTTTCTTTTTGCGCTGTCGCTGGTGCCCACGGTGATGCTGGCGCTGGGGTTGCTGGAAATTTTCACCCACTACGGAGCGATCCGTGCGGCGCATAAGTTGCTGACACCGCTACTGAAACCGCTGCTCGGGATCCCGGGTTACACCGGGCTGGCGTTGATCACCGATTTGCAAAGTACCGATGCCGGCGCGGCACTGACTAAAGAGCTGTATGACAGCGAAAAAATTACGCGTAAAGACGTGGTGATTATGGGGGCGTGGCAATATTCAGGTGCCGGGTTAATTAACAACTATTTCTCCATCGGTTCGGCTATGTTCGCTTCGCTGACCATCCCGATAATTATTCCATTGGTGCTGATGTTCGTTATGAAGTTCGTTGGCGCCGTCATGGTTCGCCTGGCATTAAATACTGTGTATAGGGGGGATTTCGACAATGAGTAA
- a CDS encoding YjiG family protein produces MSNTTKVSGNPFDIFVIGARKGFNIAINNLMPNVLMAYVIAEMLNLLGVMQAIGHIFSPLMGVFGLPGEAISVLLTAWLSSSAGTGVAISLLSKGTLDIGQITILAPAIFLMGSQLQYMGRLLGVADVPKKYWPLLMVVSILNAVISMLIMRVIA; encoded by the coding sequence ATGAGTAATACCACAAAAGTCTCTGGTAACCCGTTCGATATTTTTGTTATTGGTGCGCGTAAAGGATTTAATATCGCCATCAATAACCTGATGCCGAATGTATTAATGGCATATGTGATTGCTGAAATGCTGAATTTACTCGGCGTGATGCAGGCCATCGGTCATATTTTTTCGCCGTTAATGGGGGTGTTCGGCCTGCCGGGCGAAGCTATCTCCGTGTTGCTGACGGCCTGGCTCTCGTCGTCGGCAGGCACTGGCGTTGCTATCAGCCTGCTGAGCAAAGGCACGCTGGATATCGGGCAGATCACCATCCTCGCGCCAGCCATTTTTTTAATGGGTTCGCAGCTACAGTATATGGGCCGTCTTTTGGGGGTAGCCGATGTCCCGAAGAAGTACTGGCCGCTACTGATGGTCGTCAGCATTCTCAACGCGGTTATCTCTATGCTGATAATGCGAGTTATTGCTTGA
- a CDS encoding M20 peptidase aminoacylase family protein translates to MSRTLDHFNYLHQIPELGFEEYKTSAYIAGVLEAVGYQVTRQVNGTTGIMAVLDSGKPGPVLALRADMDALGHIIDGEHVARHTCGHDGHSSVVLTTAQEVIAEGLVKKGKLKFIFQPAEELGTGAIALTEGGVLEDVDMLLGFHLRPLEECPLGQAVPAMYYSASATVEVIFHGKAAHAARPHLGVNALDAAAHAVQAVNGIHLAPSLTWSAKATRFLCDAGVTNSIPDKALVCWDLRAAENEAMDALKPQVLRAIESSAAAYGARAEIRILKEMPAAIIDDEATEVVSRAIRSVFGDAGLTAPKSTPGSEDFFHYLRLRPQVKGGFWGLGANLTPGLHHPEMHFDRDALALGVKVFKACVQDVLGRSGDAAPSVHDLKNKQ, encoded by the coding sequence GTGTCACGCACACTAGATCACTTTAATTACCTGCATCAGATCCCGGAACTCGGGTTCGAAGAGTATAAAACCTCCGCGTATATCGCGGGGGTACTGGAGGCCGTGGGCTACCAGGTCACGCGCCAGGTTAATGGAACTACCGGTATCATGGCCGTTCTGGATAGCGGCAAACCGGGGCCAGTGTTGGCGCTGCGTGCCGATATGGATGCGCTCGGACATATTATTGATGGCGAGCATGTGGCGCGCCATACCTGCGGCCACGATGGTCACTCCTCTGTGGTGCTGACCACCGCCCAGGAAGTGATAGCGGAGGGCCTGGTGAAAAAGGGCAAACTGAAGTTTATCTTCCAGCCGGCCGAGGAGCTGGGCACCGGTGCAATCGCCCTGACCGAGGGCGGCGTACTGGAGGATGTTGATATGCTGCTCGGTTTCCACCTGCGCCCGTTGGAAGAGTGCCCGCTGGGGCAGGCGGTGCCGGCGATGTATTACTCAGCCTCAGCCACCGTTGAAGTTATATTCCATGGAAAAGCAGCGCACGCCGCGCGCCCTCATCTTGGCGTGAATGCGCTAGATGCTGCCGCTCATGCGGTACAGGCGGTCAACGGTATTCACCTTGCGCCATCGCTGACCTGGAGCGCGAAAGCCACGCGTTTTCTCTGCGACGCCGGGGTCACCAACTCTATTCCGGACAAAGCGCTGGTGTGCTGGGATTTGCGTGCGGCTGAAAACGAAGCCATGGATGCGTTAAAACCGCAGGTGTTGCGCGCTATCGAGAGTAGTGCAGCAGCCTACGGCGCACGGGCTGAAATACGTATTCTGAAAGAGATGCCGGCAGCGATCATTGATGACGAGGCAACCGAAGTTGTCTCCCGCGCTATTCGCAGCGTGTTCGGAGACGCCGGGCTGACCGCGCCAAAATCGACACCGGGCAGTGAAGATTTCTTCCACTACCTGCGTTTGCGCCCGCAGGTTAAGGGCGGTTTTTGGGGGCTGGGAGCCAACCTGACGCCAGGGCTGCATCACCCGGAAATGCACTTTGATCGCGACGCACTGGCGCTCGGCGTTAAAGTGTTTAAAGCCTGTGTTCAGGATGTGCTGGGCCGATCCGGCGACGCTGCGCCTTCGGTCCACGATCTGAAAAATAAGCAGTGA
- a CDS encoding DUF4225 domain-containing protein — MDISLLTGQRTNAWSATMINLEARKLINTANMVAANHLQDGLTRIQFMEDIKSFITQQFSLARKAKSDEEGISYLKNLRAENESLLEQARLLKTKAAQLYAKVEFIKEDNNVVGYVISAVQVVLAGLQAAGGLILVSSMTPVGVLLGATLVVDAANTVSREVNHQLLNKTDSQGFVADTAMSVAEFMGFRGDSGLAAYKTVSLAANAYSVFGLLRKPGAWRLFYFVRSDFYRKMDSMSRPKLTMKVIGYGINAKIVFDLLTIDNNPS, encoded by the coding sequence ATGGATATTTCACTCCTTACAGGACAACGGACTAACGCTTGGTCGGCGACCATGATTAATCTGGAAGCTCGAAAACTCATTAATACCGCGAACATGGTGGCGGCTAATCACCTCCAGGATGGGCTCACCAGAATTCAGTTTATGGAAGACATTAAGTCTTTCATCACTCAGCAATTTTCTCTTGCCCGCAAAGCGAAGTCCGACGAAGAAGGTATTTCCTATTTAAAAAATCTAAGGGCAGAGAACGAAAGCCTCCTTGAACAGGCTCGCTTACTCAAGACGAAAGCAGCACAGCTTTATGCCAAGGTTGAGTTCATCAAAGAAGACAACAACGTTGTTGGCTATGTAATCTCAGCAGTACAGGTTGTTTTAGCTGGCCTGCAGGCTGCAGGTGGGTTGATCCTTGTGAGTTCCATGACACCTGTAGGCGTCTTGTTAGGCGCTACACTCGTGGTCGACGCAGCTAATACCGTATCCAGAGAAGTGAATCACCAATTGTTGAACAAAACTGACTCGCAGGGATTTGTTGCGGACACAGCGATGTCTGTAGCGGAATTTATGGGGTTTCGTGGAGATAGTGGCCTGGCAGCCTATAAAACGGTAAGTCTTGCTGCGAATGCGTACAGTGTTTTTGGTTTACTTCGAAAACCTGGTGCCTGGCGTTTGTTCTATTTTGTGCGCTCGGATTTTTACAGAAAAATGGACTCAATGAGCCGACCAAAACTTACCATGAAAGTCATCGGATACGGTATAAACGCAAAAATCGTTTTTGACTTGCTGACTATCGATAATAACCCCTCTTAA
- a CDS encoding ParA family protein — protein sequence MENIVTKDTVVSNSTKPQIVPMVSTKGGEGKSTQSANLAGFLADAGKKALLIDGDHSQPTASSIFSLEYEAPNGLYELLMKTVDLSHPEQIISRSVIPNLDVIVSNDPHDRLSSAMLHAPDGRMRLRNVLQHPLFNEYDVIIIDSKGAASVMLELILVASTQFAVGVIKPILPDTREFLRGTLGLMEGLLPLTCYGIALPRIRILTNCMEYTNLDWQTLESLRGIIANGQYLRADAFDVSLLDTIIPKLEIYKMGHASGQPVHRLEKTTVRTSTPAAADTMHRLACELFPLWKSDFDALLAGKSEVQP from the coding sequence ATGGAAAATATCGTCACAAAAGACACTGTTGTTTCTAACAGTACTAAGCCGCAAATCGTGCCTATGGTTTCAACCAAAGGCGGAGAAGGTAAATCCACTCAAAGCGCCAACCTTGCCGGCTTCCTTGCCGATGCAGGTAAAAAGGCCCTCCTTATCGACGGCGACCACTCCCAACCTACCGCGAGCAGCATTTTCTCCCTGGAATATGAAGCACCCAACGGTTTGTATGAACTGTTGATGAAGACAGTTGACCTCAGCCATCCCGAACAAATCATCTCCCGTTCTGTTATCCCTAATCTTGATGTCATTGTTTCCAACGATCCCCATGACCGTTTATCTTCCGCCATGCTGCATGCCCCTGATGGCCGCATGCGCCTGCGGAATGTTCTGCAGCACCCTTTGTTCAACGAGTACGACGTCATCATTATTGACTCCAAAGGTGCGGCGTCTGTGATGCTCGAGCTGATTCTGGTTGCCAGCACGCAATTCGCTGTTGGGGTTATCAAGCCTATACTGCCGGACACCCGTGAGTTTCTGCGTGGCACATTGGGGTTGATGGAAGGATTATTGCCGCTGACCTGCTACGGCATCGCGTTACCCCGTATCCGTATCCTGACCAACTGCATGGAGTACACCAATCTGGATTGGCAGACTCTGGAAAGTTTGCGCGGCATTATCGCAAACGGCCAATATCTGCGTGCAGATGCCTTCGATGTCTCCCTCCTCGACACAATCATCCCCAAGCTTGAAATTTACAAAATGGGGCATGCTTCTGGTCAACCCGTTCACCGTCTCGAAAAAACCACAGTTCGCACATCTACACCGGCAGCCGCTGACACCATGCATAGGTTGGCTTGTGAGCTGTTCCCTCTATGGAAATCAGACTTTGATGCACTACTGGCCGGAAAGTCGGAGGTGCAGCCATGA
- the dnaB-PI gene encoding SPI-7-type island replicative DNA helicase: MNQTTANIPYSSDAEQAVLGGLMLDNERWDDVLPLVGERDFHLAAHRRIFQAMARLMAVQQPIDLITLHESLEQKGALEQVGGFAYLAELSKNTPSAANIVAYAEIVAERSRLRSLLQLGRELSADAANPRAESAALTERAEQQLFQLSEQTQSQQNVSLTDGLNAVVTYLETVNGGNGITGTPTGFSELDVMTCGLQPGDLVLLAARPSMGKTAFALSAYTGALRGTEKPAFFFSLEMPREQLLQRLIAVDGRVELSRLRSGQLDDEDWARISKAMDRLLPLENRLIIDDESFLTPALLRSRARRYTRLYGKPGLIMVDYLQLMRCPGQENRTQEIAEISRSLKALAKELDCPVVALSQLNRQLESRADKRPFNGDLRDSGALEQDADVIAFIYRDEVYYADSDDAGTAEIIIGKQRQGATGTVRVKFEGQFTAFSDFHDGQYDQYSGRA, encoded by the coding sequence ATGAACCAGACCACAGCCAATATCCCTTATTCCTCCGATGCTGAGCAGGCCGTTCTCGGCGGCTTGATGTTGGATAACGAGCGGTGGGATGACGTTCTCCCATTGGTTGGCGAGCGTGATTTTCATCTGGCGGCACATCGCCGAATTTTCCAGGCTATGGCTCGCCTGATGGCTGTCCAGCAGCCGATTGATTTGATAACGCTCCATGAATCACTGGAACAAAAGGGTGCACTCGAGCAGGTAGGTGGTTTTGCCTATCTGGCGGAGTTGTCTAAAAACACGCCGAGCGCCGCCAATATTGTCGCCTATGCCGAGATTGTCGCTGAACGCAGTCGACTGCGCAGCCTGTTACAACTCGGGCGTGAATTGAGCGCTGATGCGGCCAATCCCCGTGCAGAATCTGCTGCTTTGACCGAACGGGCAGAACAGCAATTGTTCCAGCTCTCCGAGCAAACCCAGTCACAGCAGAATGTCAGCCTGACGGATGGGTTGAATGCTGTGGTGACCTATCTGGAGACGGTGAACGGCGGCAATGGTATCACCGGTACCCCGACCGGTTTCTCAGAGCTTGATGTGATGACGTGTGGTCTGCAGCCCGGCGATTTGGTTTTGCTTGCTGCACGGCCGTCGATGGGGAAAACCGCCTTTGCATTGAGCGCTTACACCGGCGCGCTTCGTGGCACGGAAAAACCTGCATTTTTCTTCAGCCTGGAAATGCCGCGCGAACAGCTGCTTCAACGCCTCATTGCTGTAGATGGGCGGGTTGAACTTTCACGTCTGCGCAGTGGCCAGTTGGATGATGAAGACTGGGCCCGTATTTCTAAAGCGATGGATCGGTTGTTGCCATTGGAAAACCGCCTGATTATTGACGATGAGTCATTTTTGACCCCCGCACTGTTGCGGTCCAGGGCGCGGCGCTACACCCGATTGTACGGTAAGCCGGGTTTAATCATGGTCGATTACCTGCAGTTGATGCGTTGCCCAGGGCAGGAGAACCGCACCCAGGAAATTGCGGAAATTTCCCGCAGTCTGAAAGCGTTGGCCAAAGAACTCGACTGTCCCGTCGTAGCGCTGTCTCAGCTGAACCGTCAGTTGGAAAGTCGTGCTGACAAACGCCCGTTCAATGGTGATTTGCGTGACTCCGGTGCATTGGAGCAGGATGCTGATGTGATCGCGTTCATCTATCGTGATGAGGTGTATTACGCGGATTCTGATGATGCCGGTACGGCAGAAATAATCATTGGTAAACAACGGCAGGGGGCAACGGGTACCGTTCGCGTCAAGTTTGAAGGGCAATTCACCGCGTTCAGTGACTTCCACGACGGTCAGTATGACCAATACTCGGGGAGGGCGTAA